One window of Anaerolineales bacterium genomic DNA carries:
- the lgt gene encoding prolipoprotein diacylglyceryl transferase, translating into MIDPVIFSFKLFNLQIDLTWYGLIVMSSVLIGGWLAEREVRRRGENSEALIDAMVWAVVAGILGARLWYVMNAIIGGNRSYIEDPVSIIRPPIAGLHIFGGLLFGAIVLIIYLRKNGYDTWLFLDSVAPVALIGQAIGRLGNFINQELYGPPTTLPWGISIPADHRLVQFADLAKYPVETTRFHPTFAYEMILNVLAYLFIIWYSRQNEEELKPGAVFSLWLIFAGFNRTVIEFFRPDQPRLGDTFITTSMLIAFLMGVTGVVMFLVRNGRLQLSFAEGWEEEYFIKKVEKKPASLRARSGSTGAGLVSAGSEEDQKEPVVKRKLPARTKTPVKKTAVRKTTSTRRKPSK; encoded by the coding sequence ATGATAGACCCTGTCATTTTCAGTTTCAAGCTATTCAATTTGCAAATCGACCTGACCTGGTACGGTTTGATCGTCATGTCGAGCGTCCTGATCGGCGGCTGGCTTGCCGAACGCGAGGTACGCCGTCGCGGCGAGAACAGCGAAGCCCTGATCGATGCGATGGTCTGGGCGGTGGTGGCCGGCATCCTCGGCGCGCGTTTATGGTACGTGATGAATGCGATCATCGGAGGCAATCGTTCCTATATTGAAGACCCCGTGTCCATCATCCGCCCGCCGATCGCAGGATTGCACATCTTCGGCGGCCTGCTCTTCGGCGCGATCGTGCTGATCATCTACCTAAGGAAGAACGGATACGACACCTGGCTCTTCCTAGACTCTGTCGCCCCGGTGGCTTTGATCGGTCAGGCGATCGGTCGTTTGGGTAATTTCATCAACCAGGAACTTTACGGCCCGCCGACGACCCTGCCCTGGGGCATTTCCATCCCCGCAGATCACCGTCTGGTTCAATTCGCGGACCTGGCGAAATATCCCGTCGAGACCACGCGCTTCCATCCCACATTCGCCTACGAAATGATCCTGAACGTACTCGCGTATCTTTTCATCATCTGGTATTCCCGCCAAAATGAAGAGGAGCTCAAACCCGGCGCGGTCTTCAGTCTTTGGCTGATCTTTGCAGGGTTCAACCGAACGGTCATCGAATTCTTCCGCCCCGATCAGCCCAGACTCGGCGATACATTCATCACCACCTCGATGCTGATTGCATTTTTGATGGGTGTTACGGGCGTGGTCATGTTCCTTGTGCGGAACGGAAGACTTCAACTCTCTTTTGCGGAAGGCTGGGAGGAAGAATACTTCATCAAAAAAGTGGAGAAGAAACCCGCCTCCCTCCGCGCCCGGAGCGGAAGCACCGGTGCGGGCCTCGTTTCCGCCGGGAGCGAGGAGGACCAGAAAGAGCCGGTCGTAAAACGCAAACTCCCTGCGCGGACGAAGACCCCGGTTAAGAAGACAGCGGTGAGGAAAACGACTTCCACAAGAAGGAAGCCGTCGAAATAG
- a CDS encoding ABC transporter permease subunit, whose product MRTKPRLNLPLVLGLFIVGFSLTLAFAGPSLAPRNPLEETRVMQVDGKFVSAPFPPFTYPDYPLGTDGWGRDVLSQVLWALRPTLILTGYVAALRLLIGTVIGLLAGWNKNAFGSFLNGLIGAALSIPTLLVALAVVALTGDVWQPWGFVLGLSITGWADSARLVREQTRVAREQSFIEASRSLGQSNWAIVFNHILRLVLPYVWMLLALEISSTILLTAGLGFLGYYVGGEVWVWISDTTATRLRGMPELGQLLSGVNEDIYVSPWKLFASGTFVFITVLGFNLLGEGLRRVASSGSPSPRFFDLFLRLRWGLEEWLISPIKKSAKASPFAFTVLVIGLLAVFIGIFNQVKTLTETQVKPAQSPGGHLWSSQYGSPSATLFVNAPGIESPKVMWAFSDAQGFSGGPAVAADGSVYVLTMNGSLHALNPDGSLKWTSSIRAGGVGAPGLDAEGNIYVTDMRGGLTSFTSTGEERWYLEIPDSFEATSGPVIGNNKVAYYMVTGNIRAASSTGTLLWDTAAFSRRVTFTPILSPDEMFIFLRNAVIDATSGEILEFESLPPTEQFLVGQSGLLYARIENKMTGWEYIDGKAEQRSYMEWSRTAFFGFPGMAGVFVDGGMWLHYSGEGTEDSSLLWLDKKGNMLNRAQFPYRPSVIGGMDENFVFYICGTRGDHAECSAVEKGARESKWSLPLEGSVGISGVALIPGQLYVASEEGMLYAIGDQTSTVMPSNTSMQTPTKTEIASIEPARTAAISPTSPSPNPSFTQSANQIESSIPAVTVVPEKTVIFDFFDNYCNLEIRIDGDQITCQDNDIIAREEIGLFETGTFFGKIISIRLSEDRLISRVVLRTSAIKFSAYDTLEGYAGCLGNAHGCSILFRIYFAGEDNEIIELWVIGEFFDGRITEIDFSLSSIAGRTGSLVLQMDTLNISNENRAAWINPRILGGPEPAPSSTEVPAPMVTVIPVSPLAVTFTITPVP is encoded by the coding sequence ATGCGGACTAAACCCCGCCTCAACCTTCCATTGGTTTTGGGTTTGTTCATCGTGGGTTTTTCCCTCACCCTTGCCTTTGCCGGACCCAGCCTTGCTCCGCGCAATCCCCTCGAAGAAACCCGCGTCATGCAGGTGGACGGCAAATTCGTCTCTGCGCCATTCCCGCCTTTCACGTATCCCGATTATCCATTGGGCACAGACGGTTGGGGGCGCGACGTGCTGAGTCAGGTGCTCTGGGCGTTACGCCCGACGTTGATCCTGACTGGTTATGTAGCCGCTCTTCGCCTGCTGATTGGGACGGTGATCGGACTACTGGCCGGATGGAACAAGAATGCGTTCGGGTCGTTCTTGAACGGACTCATCGGCGCCGCCCTCTCCATTCCAACTTTGCTGGTTGCGTTGGCGGTCGTTGCCCTGACGGGAGATGTATGGCAGCCTTGGGGATTCGTCCTCGGGTTATCGATCACCGGCTGGGCGGATTCGGCCCGGCTCGTCCGCGAACAGACCCGCGTGGCGCGGGAACAATCGTTCATCGAAGCCAGCCGATCATTGGGACAAAGCAATTGGGCGATTGTTTTCAATCATATTTTACGGCTCGTGCTCCCCTATGTTTGGATGTTGCTTGCGCTGGAGATCAGTTCCACGATTCTGCTCACCGCCGGGCTGGGATTCCTGGGTTATTACGTGGGCGGCGAAGTGTGGGTTTGGATCAGCGATACCACCGCCACACGCCTGCGCGGGATGCCGGAACTCGGGCAATTGCTTTCGGGCGTGAATGAGGATATTTACGTCAGCCCGTGGAAGTTGTTCGCGTCGGGAACTTTCGTCTTCATCACCGTGCTTGGATTCAATTTATTGGGTGAAGGCTTGCGCCGTGTTGCCAGTTCCGGCTCGCCTTCGCCGCGTTTCTTTGACTTATTCCTTCGTTTGCGTTGGGGATTGGAAGAATGGTTGATATCACCGATTAAGAAATCGGCGAAGGCATCTCCGTTTGCTTTTACCGTACTGGTCATTGGTTTATTGGCCGTCTTTATTGGAATATTCAATCAGGTAAAGACTTTGACTGAAACTCAGGTGAAACCGGCGCAATCACCGGGCGGGCATTTATGGTCGAGTCAGTACGGGTCGCCGTCAGCCACGCTATTTGTCAATGCGCCGGGGATCGAGTCACCGAAAGTAATGTGGGCTTTCAGCGATGCCCAAGGCTTCTCAGGCGGACCCGCCGTCGCCGCGGATGGAAGCGTGTATGTCCTCACCATGAACGGCTCCCTGCATGCTCTGAATCCGGATGGCTCGCTCAAGTGGACATCCTCCATCCGTGCTGGCGGAGTCGGCGCGCCCGGATTGGACGCCGAAGGCAATATCTATGTCACAGACATGCGCGGCGGGCTGACCTCCTTCACGTCAACCGGCGAAGAGCGCTGGTATCTTGAGATTCCAGATAGTTTCGAAGCCACATCCGGACCTGTGATCGGTAACAATAAAGTGGCATATTACATGGTAACCGGCAACATCCGCGCGGCCTCTTCGACCGGGACCCTTCTTTGGGATACTGCCGCTTTTTCCCGCCGAGTCACTTTTACACCCATCCTCAGCCCCGATGAAATGTTCATCTTTTTGCGAAATGCAGTGATCGATGCAACATCGGGCGAGATCCTCGAATTCGAGAGCCTGCCGCCCACCGAGCAGTTTCTGGTTGGGCAGAGCGGTTTGCTTTATGCCAGGATAGAGAACAAAATGACCGGCTGGGAATATATCGACGGGAAAGCCGAACAGCGCAGTTACATGGAATGGTCGCGCACGGCATTCTTTGGTTTCCCCGGCATGGCGGGTGTTTTTGTCGACGGCGGCATGTGGCTTCATTACTCCGGCGAAGGAACGGAGGACAGCAGCCTGCTCTGGCTCGATAAAAAGGGGAACATGCTCAACCGCGCTCAATTCCCGTACCGCCCGAGTGTGATCGGCGGCATGGACGAGAACTTTGTCTTTTACATTTGCGGAACGCGGGGCGATCATGCCGAATGCTCGGCGGTGGAAAAAGGGGCGCGCGAATCGAAATGGTCCCTGCCGCTCGAAGGATCCGTCGGTATTTCCGGTGTGGCGTTAATTCCCGGACAGTTGTACGTTGCTTCGGAAGAGGGGATGTTATATGCGATTGGGGATCAAACCTCAACGGTCATGCCTTCCAACACGTCCATGCAGACTCCAACCAAAACGGAGATCGCAAGCATTGAACCTGCTCGTACGGCTGCCATATCACCAACCAGCCCCTCCCCCAATCCAAGTTTCACTCAGTCAGCGAACCAAATAGAATCATCGATCCCCGCTGTGACAGTGGTTCCCGAGAAGACGGTGATCTTCGATTTTTTTGATAATTACTGCAATCTCGAGATCAGAATCGACGGAGATCAAATCACATGCCAAGACAATGATATCATCGCGCGGGAAGAAATCGGACTTTTCGAAACAGGTACGTTCTTTGGGAAGATCATTTCTATCCGGCTTTCAGAAGACAGGCTGATTTCGAGAGTTGTCCTTCGGACATCCGCAATCAAATTTTCCGCCTACGACACGCTCGAAGGATATGCAGGCTGTCTGGGAAATGCACACGGATGTTCAATCCTGTTTAGAATCTACTTTGCAGGGGAGGATAACGAAATCATCGAGTTATGGGTAATAGGTGAATTCTTCGACGGCAGGATCACAGAGATTGATTTTTCCCTTTCTTCCATCGCCGGGAGAACGGGCTCGCTTGTTTTACAGATGGATACCCTTAACATATCTAATGAAAACAGGGCAGCTTGGATAAATCCACGTATCCTGGGGGGTCCAGAGCCTGCTCCCTCCTCCACAGAAGTCCCGGCGCCCATGGTAACTGTGATTCCGGTGTCCCCGCTTGCAGTTACATTCACTATCACGCCTGTGCCATAG
- a CDS encoding cytochrome c oxidase subunit 2A: protein MAKKDKEDDEFRPTGTITVLVIFVITLIAIWATIYMILVGRGGTL, encoded by the coding sequence ATGGCGAAAAAAGATAAGGAAGACGATGAGTTTCGCCCGACCGGCACCATTACGGTTCTTGTGATCTTTGTAATCACACTCATCGCGATCTGGGCAACGATCTATATGATCCTTGTGGGGCGTGGAGGCACGCTATGA
- a CDS encoding ABC transporter permease produces the protein MNEGSPPDSCYYPTDMLAFIAKRIAGMAILLAGVNFLAFSYAHYGRYAQMENNPIFARQEETPPVLPFYLEYINAFRNGEPPPVPNAAGLTVLDVVESAADASFGLLGIAFSASLLFGVFLGMRAAKTNPPRVSRWLIPISTMSLAMPGFYVGAVLITLSVLYLFLTPSSKGDLPFPLGGFGWDSHLVFPVIALSFRPTLQIAQMTASLLSDEFHKTYVTVARGLGHSWRLVKIKTALRNIYVPMFQVIASSMSLMIGELILVEWLFGWPGLGRQLALSIQPPQTVTIAGGVLPSAYLHAPTVATVVTVLGAILIISNTAAGILTYFSDPRLRTHPHGGVNAD, from the coding sequence TTGAACGAAGGAAGTCCGCCGGATTCATGTTATTATCCCACCGACATGCTTGCTTTCATCGCAAAACGAATCGCTGGAATGGCGATTCTCCTTGCCGGGGTGAATTTCCTGGCATTCTCCTACGCACATTACGGACGATATGCGCAGATGGAAAACAATCCCATCTTTGCGCGGCAGGAAGAAACTCCCCCCGTCCTCCCCTTCTATCTGGAATACATAAACGCCTTTCGTAATGGCGAGCCTCCGCCTGTGCCCAATGCCGCAGGCCTGACCGTTCTCGATGTCGTGGAATCGGCTGCAGATGCCAGTTTTGGCTTGCTGGGCATCGCCTTCTCAGCCAGTCTTCTTTTTGGGGTGTTTCTCGGCATGCGAGCCGCGAAGACGAATCCGCCGCGCGTCAGCCGCTGGTTGATTCCCATCTCCACGATGAGCCTGGCGATGCCGGGTTTTTATGTGGGGGCTGTCTTGATCACCCTCTCCGTCCTTTATTTGTTTCTGACGCCATCCAGTAAAGGCGACCTTCCCTTCCCGCTTGGTGGATTCGGCTGGGATTCACATCTTGTATTCCCGGTCATCGCCCTTTCCTTCCGCCCCACTTTGCAGATTGCGCAAATGACCGCTTCGTTATTGAGCGACGAATTCCACAAAACCTACGTCACGGTCGCGCGCGGGCTCGGTCACTCGTGGCGGTTGGTAAAGATAAAAACAGCCCTGCGGAATATTTATGTGCCGATGTTCCAGGTCATCGCTTCTTCAATGAGTCTGATGATCGGCGAGCTCATCCTTGTCGAATGGCTGTTCGGCTGGCCCGGGCTTGGCAGGCAGTTGGCGCTTTCCATCCAGCCGCCGCAAACGGTCACCATTGCGGGCGGTGTTCTACCTTCAGCATATCTGCACGCGCCAACCGTCGCGACGGTGGTCACCGTATTGGGCGCGATCTTGATCATCTCGAATACAGCCGCTGGAATTCTGACATATTTCTCCGACCCGCGATTGAGGACCCATCCGCATGGAGGTGTAAATGCGGACTAA
- a CDS encoding Rrf2 family transcriptional regulator, with protein sequence MFRVNRQTDYAVRVVLALSKKPEGTRISTAGIGREMLIPPALLQRIVAGLANGGFIKTQPGRDGGISLAHLPRQITLLQIVEHFEGDLVISACVLKEGDCPFENKCPVSCQWKRLNDLLRDEMSRVTFQQLVEDGIQIESTLMHTASIPLDVVSPTGTHSSTDHVPA encoded by the coding sequence ATGTTCCGCGTAAACCGACAAACCGATTATGCCGTCCGTGTGGTGCTGGCTCTCTCCAAAAAGCCGGAGGGTACGCGCATCTCCACCGCAGGAATTGGCCGGGAAATGTTGATTCCCCCCGCCCTGCTGCAACGCATCGTTGCGGGATTGGCCAACGGCGGTTTCATCAAAACCCAACCAGGGCGCGACGGCGGCATCAGCCTGGCACACCTTCCCCGCCAGATCACCCTCCTGCAGATCGTGGAGCACTTTGAAGGCGATCTTGTCATATCCGCCTGCGTTCTCAAAGAGGGCGATTGCCCTTTCGAGAACAAATGCCCGGTGAGCTGCCAGTGGAAACGCCTCAACGACCTGCTTCGGGATGAAATGAGCCGCGTCACCTTTCAGCAGCTGGTGGAAGACGGCATTCAAATCGAATCCACATTGATGCACACCGCCTCGATCCCGCTGGATGTTGTTTCACCAACCGGGACACATTCCTCCACCGATCACGTTCCCGCATGA
- a CDS encoding cupredoxin domain-containing protein translates to MSAQKMHIDSYERNWMIFSFILLVLFASAVAVAAFGMGIQVPAPEERVDPRTVATDPNSPWSNPGLREIAPGKYDAYILARAVPQWEYLPREITVPAGSRVTFYVTSPDVQHGFMIQNTNANFMVLPGQVSKLTVTFKNEGTYNFICTEFCGAGHGVMYGAIIVTP, encoded by the coding sequence ATGAGCGCTCAAAAAATGCACATCGATTCCTACGAGCGGAATTGGATGATCTTCAGTTTCATCCTGCTGGTCTTATTCGCCTCCGCCGTCGCTGTAGCAGCGTTCGGGATGGGAATTCAAGTGCCCGCTCCCGAAGAGCGCGTGGACCCGCGCACCGTGGCGACCGATCCGAACAGCCCGTGGTCGAACCCCGGTTTGCGCGAGATCGCGCCTGGAAAATACGATGCCTACATTCTTGCGCGTGCGGTTCCCCAATGGGAATACCTGCCCAGGGAAATCACAGTTCCCGCCGGTTCCAGGGTGACCTTCTACGTCACCTCGCCCGATGTCCAGCACGGCTTCATGATCCAGAATACCAACGCCAATTTCATGGTGCTTCCCGGGCAGGTCTCGAAACTGACCGTGACCTTTAAAAACGAAGGCACCTACAACTTCATCTGCACGGAATTCTGCGGCGCAGGACACGGCGTAATGTATGGCGCGATCATTGTGACGCCGTAA
- a CDS encoding SCO family protein, producing MSKHYFNGIYAFAAFLVISAFAFKVFQPIQVLPRMRLSPAYNFIDQDNQPLTSETLRGQFVLYSFTYTHCPEPCYNMTETIREIQARLDEVDLGGIPVSFVTISIDPDRDTPEVLRAYGESIGADFDHWTFATTTNKDLLKTVVGAGFETYYEDKGGGNITFDPGYVLVDGWGIIRSEYRYTTEVSDADRILRHLGVLAEEVRNSTGSSKLAYEAAHLFLCYAP from the coding sequence ATGAGCAAGCATTATTTCAACGGCATCTACGCCTTCGCTGCATTTCTTGTGATTTCCGCCTTTGCATTCAAGGTATTCCAACCCATCCAGGTCCTGCCGCGGATGCGGCTCTCACCCGCCTACAACTTTATCGACCAGGACAATCAACCCCTCACCAGCGAAACCCTGCGCGGACAGTTCGTGCTTTACTCCTTCACCTACACACATTGCCCCGAACCCTGCTACAACATGACAGAAACAATCCGGGAGATTCAAGCCCGCCTCGACGAAGTGGACCTGGGCGGCATTCCCGTTTCGTTCGTCACCATTTCCATCGACCCCGACCGCGACACGCCCGAAGTCTTGAGAGCGTACGGTGAATCGATCGGCGCTGATTTCGATCATTGGACGTTTGCGACCACAACGAATAAAGACTTATTGAAGACCGTCGTCGGCGCTGGGTTTGAAACGTATTACGAGGACAAGGGCGGCGGGAACATCACCTTCGATCCCGGTTATGTTCTTGTGGATGGCTGGGGCATCATCCGCTCGGAATATCGCTATACCACCGAAGTCTCCGACGCGGATCGCATCCTCCGCCACCTTGGCGTACTGGCAGAAGAAGTGCGGAACAGCACTGGCTCTTCCAAACTGGCATATGAAGCCGCGCATTTGTTCCTTTGTTATGCGCCGTAA
- a CDS encoding SCO family protein translates to MRVKVFLSVLVIVLGLAAGFYFFRPHTFHGTVIQSPERSFDFTLTGAQGDVSPSDFRGKIVLLYFGYTFCPDICPGTLGNVAQALRDMGAKADEVQLIMVSLDPERDTPEKLAEYMKHFHPSFIGVTGPKEQLDEVASLYGIYYQKTEGSNATGYLIDHTATLLVLDREGFLKMVFPFGVTAKEIADDLKYMLRQ, encoded by the coding sequence ATGAGAGTAAAAGTTTTTCTTTCAGTTTTAGTTATTGTATTGGGTCTTGCGGCGGGATTCTATTTCTTCCGCCCGCATACCTTTCATGGCACGGTTATCCAATCGCCGGAGAGGTCGTTCGATTTCACTTTGACCGGCGCGCAAGGCGATGTGTCCCCAAGCGACTTCCGCGGCAAGATCGTTCTTCTTTATTTCGGTTACACCTTCTGCCCCGATATCTGCCCGGGGACCCTCGGCAATGTGGCGCAGGCACTGCGCGATATGGGCGCAAAAGCCGATGAGGTGCAGCTCATCATGGTTTCGCTCGACCCCGAACGCGACACGCCCGAAAAACTGGCGGAATATATGAAGCACTTCCATCCGTCATTTATCGGTGTGACCGGCCCGAAGGAACAATTGGACGAAGTCGCCTCGTTATACGGTATCTATTACCAAAAGACGGAAGGCAGCAATGCAACCGGCTATCTGATCGACCACACAGCCACCCTGCTCGTCCTCGACCGCGAGGGTTTTTTGAAAATGGTATTTCCATTCGGCGTGACCGCAAAGGAGATCGCCGATGATCTGAAGTACATGCTGCGTCAATAG